In a genomic window of Mycolicibacterium neoaurum VKM Ac-1815D:
- the hisN gene encoding histidinol-phosphatase — protein MTDVADDLALALQLADQADALTMDRFGALDLAVETKPDLTPVTDADKGAEEALRATLTAARPGDGIFGEEFGGAPVSTGRVWVLDPIDGTKNFVRGVPVWCTLIALISDSVPVVGVISAPALGRRWWAAHGLGAHTSFGGGQRRIQVSGVRELSSASLSYSDLTTGWDDRRERFVALTDEVWRVRAYGDFWSYCLVAEGAVDIACEPEVKVWDIAPLDILIREAGGTFSSLDGAAGPHGGSALATNGHLHEAVRARLSV, from the coding sequence ATGACCGACGTCGCCGATGATCTCGCCCTCGCCCTGCAACTCGCCGATCAGGCCGACGCCCTGACCATGGACCGGTTCGGCGCCCTGGATCTCGCCGTCGAGACGAAACCTGATCTGACACCTGTCACCGATGCCGACAAGGGAGCAGAAGAAGCGCTGCGCGCCACGCTGACCGCCGCTCGCCCCGGTGATGGCATCTTCGGCGAAGAGTTCGGCGGCGCACCGGTTTCGACGGGACGGGTGTGGGTGCTGGACCCGATCGACGGGACCAAGAACTTCGTCAGGGGGGTGCCGGTGTGGTGCACCTTGATCGCCCTGATCTCCGACAGCGTGCCGGTCGTCGGCGTCATCAGCGCGCCGGCGTTGGGCAGGCGATGGTGGGCCGCGCACGGTCTCGGCGCGCATACGTCGTTCGGCGGCGGGCAGCGGCGCATCCAGGTCTCCGGGGTCAGGGAGCTGTCCTCGGCGAGCCTGTCCTATTCGGATCTGACGACCGGTTGGGACGACCGTCGGGAGCGGTTCGTCGCGTTGACCGACGAGGTGTGGCGGGTGCGCGCCTACGGGGATTTCTGGTCCTACTGCCTGGTCGCCGAGGGCGCGGTCGACATCGCCTGCGAACCCGAGGTGAAGGTCTGGGACATCGCTCCGCTGGACATTCTGATCCGGGAGGCCGGCGGAACGTTCAGCAGCCTGGACGGAGCGGCGGGGCCGCACGGCGGCAGTGCCCTGGCCACCAACGGTCACCTGCACGAGGCGGTGCGCGCACGCCTTTCCGTGTGA
- a CDS encoding PPOX class F420-dependent oxidoreductase, with protein sequence MSQQLPQGLLDLLRKPSPCFVATLMPDGAPQLTETWVHTDGEHIVLNIVGGSQKDRNLARDPRIAINVADPDDIRRFYAIRGRVAVTTTEGGHESIHEISQKYLGIPYPYFSGNPDETRLILTIAAEKITPPPGE encoded by the coding sequence ATGTCGCAACAGCTTCCGCAGGGTCTGCTCGACCTGCTGCGTAAACCGAGCCCCTGCTTCGTGGCCACGCTGATGCCCGACGGCGCGCCTCAGTTGACCGAGACATGGGTGCACACCGACGGTGAGCACATCGTGCTCAACATCGTCGGCGGCTCACAGAAGGACCGCAACCTCGCCCGCGACCCGCGGATCGCGATCAATGTCGCCGACCCCGACGACATCCGGCGCTTTTATGCCATCCGCGGACGCGTCGCGGTCACGACGACCGAGGGTGGACACGAGAGCATCCACGAGATCTCGCAGAAGTACCTCGGCATTCCCTACCCCTACTTCAGCGGTAATCCCGACGAGACCCGGCTCATCCTCACCATCGCCGCCGAGAAGATCACCCCGCCGCCGGGGGAGTGA
- a CDS encoding FAD-dependent oxidoreductase, with the protein MRPYHVAIVGSGPSGFFAAASLLKAGQDGRDFRVDMIEMLPTPWGLVRSGVAPDHPKIKSISAQFAKTAEDPRFRFFGNVGVGEHVHAAELAERYDAVIYAVGAQSDRVLGIPGEDLPGSVSAVDFVGWYNGHPHFEETEPDLDVERAVVIGNGNVALDVARILISEPQILAQTDIADHALDRLGTRAVQEVIVVGRRGPLQAPFTTMELRELGHMEQMAEVDVVVERADFDGITEADLAAADKTVRTNIKVLREYAELQPAGAPRRVVFRFATSPVELRGTDKVESIVLGRNELVDEGGRVVAKDTGEREELPVQLVVRAVGYRGVAVDGLPFDERSGTIPHENGRIAGREHEYVVGWIKRGPSGVIGSNKKDSADTVETLLADLGEPRFDDGHAQELHDWLLSRQPRLVTDAHWERIDAHERAIGEAQHRPRVKVANVEKLLGIAHG; encoded by the coding sequence ATGCGCCCGTACCACGTGGCGATCGTCGGCTCTGGACCGTCCGGGTTCTTTGCCGCCGCATCGTTGTTGAAAGCCGGCCAGGACGGCCGCGACTTCCGTGTCGACATGATCGAGATGCTGCCGACCCCCTGGGGGCTGGTTCGCTCCGGTGTCGCGCCGGACCATCCGAAGATCAAGTCGATCAGCGCGCAGTTCGCCAAGACCGCCGAGGATCCGCGCTTCCGTTTCTTCGGCAATGTCGGCGTCGGCGAACACGTGCACGCCGCCGAGTTGGCCGAACGCTACGACGCGGTGATCTACGCCGTCGGCGCCCAGTCCGACCGGGTGCTCGGCATCCCCGGTGAGGACCTGCCCGGCAGCGTCTCCGCGGTCGATTTCGTCGGTTGGTACAACGGGCACCCGCATTTCGAGGAGACCGAACCCGACCTCGACGTCGAGCGCGCGGTGGTGATCGGCAACGGCAACGTGGCACTCGACGTCGCGCGGATCCTGATCAGTGAGCCGCAGATACTGGCCCAGACCGATATCGCCGACCACGCACTGGATCGGCTCGGAACCAGGGCCGTGCAGGAGGTGATCGTGGTGGGCAGGCGGGGCCCGCTGCAGGCGCCGTTCACGACCATGGAGTTGCGCGAGCTCGGGCACATGGAGCAGATGGCCGAGGTGGACGTCGTCGTCGAGCGCGCCGATTTCGACGGCATCACCGAGGCGGATCTGGCGGCCGCCGACAAGACCGTGCGCACCAACATCAAGGTGCTGCGCGAATATGCCGAGCTGCAGCCGGCAGGGGCACCGCGGCGGGTGGTGTTCCGCTTCGCGACCTCACCGGTGGAGCTCCGCGGCACCGACAAGGTCGAGTCGATCGTGTTGGGCCGCAATGAACTGGTCGACGAGGGCGGCCGGGTGGTGGCCAAGGACACCGGCGAGCGCGAGGAGTTACCGGTACAGCTGGTGGTGCGCGCGGTCGGCTACCGCGGTGTCGCCGTGGACGGGCTGCCGTTCGACGAACGTTCCGGGACCATCCCGCATGAGAACGGCCGCATCGCGGGCCGCGAGCACGAGTATGTGGTCGGCTGGATCAAGCGCGGACCGTCCGGGGTGATCGGCTCGAACAAGAAGGACTCCGCCGACACCGTCGAGACGCTGTTGGCCGATCTCGGTGAGCCGCGGTTCGACGATGGGCACGCCCAGGAGCTGCATGACTGGTTGCTGTCGCGACAGCCCCGACTGGTCACCGATGCGCACTGGGAACGCATCGATGCCCACGAGCGCGCGATCGGCGAGGCGCAGCACCGGCCGCGGGTGAAGGTCGCCAACGTCGAGAAGTTGCTGGGGATAGCGCACGGCTGA
- the prfB gene encoding peptide chain release factor 2 codes for MDPDRLADIAALDTTLTTVERVLDVEGLRARIVTLEAEAADPTLWNDQSHAQKVTSELSHAQNELRRVEELRQRVEDLPVLYELAAEEGGEAGGTEALEEANAELAKLREDIEAMEVRTLLSGEYDEREALVNIRSGAGGVDAADWAEMLMRMYIRWAEAHKYPVEVFDTSYAEEAGIKSATFAVHAPYAYGTLSVEQGTHRLVRISPFDNQGRRQTSFAEVEVLPVTETTDHIEIPEGDIRVDVYRSSGPGGQSVNTTDSAVRLTHIPTGIVVTCQNEKSQLQNKVSAMRVLQAKLLERKRQEERAEMDALKSDSGSSWGNQMRSYVLHPYQMVKDLRTEYEVGSPAAVLDGDIDGFLEAGIRWRNRKDDDD; via the coding sequence GTGGATCCAGACCGTCTTGCCGATATCGCCGCCCTCGACACCACGTTGACGACCGTGGAGCGGGTGCTCGATGTCGAGGGTCTGCGCGCCCGCATCGTCACACTCGAAGCAGAGGCCGCCGACCCCACCCTGTGGAACGACCAGTCCCACGCCCAGAAAGTGACCAGCGAGCTGTCGCACGCGCAGAACGAATTGCGCCGCGTCGAGGAGCTGCGCCAGCGCGTCGAGGACCTGCCGGTGCTCTACGAACTGGCCGCCGAGGAGGGTGGGGAGGCCGGCGGCACCGAGGCCTTGGAAGAGGCCAATGCCGAACTGGCCAAGCTGCGCGAGGACATCGAGGCCATGGAGGTCCGTACCCTGCTGTCCGGCGAGTACGACGAGCGCGAGGCGCTGGTCAACATCCGCTCCGGCGCCGGTGGTGTCGACGCCGCCGATTGGGCGGAGATGCTGATGCGGATGTACATCCGGTGGGCCGAGGCGCACAAGTACCCGGTCGAGGTCTTCGACACCTCCTACGCGGAGGAGGCCGGTATCAAGAGCGCCACCTTCGCGGTGCACGCCCCGTACGCATACGGAACGCTCTCGGTCGAGCAGGGCACCCACCGTCTGGTGCGGATCAGCCCCTTCGACAACCAGGGCCGCCGCCAGACATCCTTCGCCGAGGTCGAGGTGTTGCCCGTCACCGAAACCACGGACCACATCGAGATCCCCGAGGGCGATATCCGCGTCGACGTGTACCGCTCCAGCGGTCCCGGCGGGCAGTCGGTCAACACCACCGACTCCGCGGTCCGGTTGACCCACATCCCGACCGGCATCGTCGTCACCTGTCAGAATGAGAAGTCCCAGCTGCAGAACAAGGTGTCGGCAATGCGCGTGTTGCAGGCCAAGCTGCTGGAACGCAAGCGCCAGGAAGAGCGCGCCGAGATGGATGCACTCAAGAGTGACAGCGGCAGCTCCTGGGGTAACCAGATGCGGTCCTATGTTCTGCACCCCTACCAAATGGTGAAAGACCTCCGCACCGAATACGAGGTCGGAAGTCCGGCCGCGGTGCTCGACGGCGATATCGACGGTTTCCTGGAAGCCGGTATCCGATGGCGCAATAGGAAAGATGACGACGACTAA
- a CDS encoding mechanosensitive ion channel family protein, whose translation MTTTNGTVLAMSVADRWHDFWRGEIGEWIITRGLRIVMLVIAAILIARFVNWAAQRITRRIDADFRESDALVRTETAKHRQAVASVISWVTIALICVVVLLQITDILAIPVGSLVAPAAVLGAALGFGAQRIVQDLLSGFFIITEKQYGFGDLVTLTLGASNDATGTVEDVTLRVTKLRTSDGEVFTIPNGQIMKSLNLSKDWARAVVDIPVPTTADLNSVNELLHGVCENAMKDPHMSELLLDRPQLMGVESLELDTVNLRMVARTLPGKQFEVGRQLRLLVIAALARAGIVSKPESTPLAANSEVRSQ comes from the coding sequence ATGACGACGACTAACGGCACGGTTCTCGCGATGTCAGTGGCCGACCGCTGGCATGACTTCTGGCGCGGCGAGATCGGCGAGTGGATCATCACCCGCGGTCTGCGCATCGTCATGTTGGTCATCGCCGCCATCCTGATCGCGCGGTTCGTCAACTGGGCCGCCCAGCGGATCACGCGCCGGATCGACGCCGACTTCCGGGAGAGCGACGCGCTGGTGCGCACCGAGACGGCCAAGCACCGGCAGGCCGTCGCGTCGGTCATCTCCTGGGTCACCATCGCCCTGATCTGCGTGGTGGTGCTGCTGCAGATCACCGACATCCTGGCCATCCCCGTCGGATCCTTGGTGGCGCCCGCCGCCGTGCTCGGTGCGGCACTCGGTTTCGGGGCGCAGCGCATCGTGCAGGACCTGCTGTCGGGGTTCTTCATCATCACCGAGAAGCAGTACGGATTCGGTGACCTGGTGACGCTGACCCTCGGTGCCTCCAACGACGCCACCGGCACCGTCGAGGACGTCACCCTGCGAGTGACCAAGTTGCGCACCAGCGACGGTGAGGTCTTCACGATCCCCAACGGCCAGATCATGAAATCGCTCAACCTGTCCAAGGACTGGGCGCGCGCCGTGGTCGACATCCCGGTGCCGACCACCGCCGACCTCAACTCGGTCAACGAGCTGCTGCACGGGGTATGCGAGAACGCGATGAAAGACCCGCACATGAGCGAGCTGTTGCTGGACCGGCCCCAGCTGATGGGTGTGGAAAGCCTGGAACTGGACACCGTGAACCTGCGGATGGTGGCGCGCACCCTGCCCGGTAAGCAGTTCGAGGTGGGCAGGCAATTGCGCCTGTTGGTCATCGCGGCGCTGGCCCGGGCCGGGATCGTGTCCAAGCCGGAGTCCACCCCGCTGGCCGCGAACTCGGAGGTCCGCAGTCAGTGA
- the ftsE gene encoding cell division ATP-binding protein FtsE: protein MITLDKVSKQYKSSARPALDDVSLKIDKGEFVFLIGPSGSGKSTFMRLLLGAEHPSKGDIRVSKFHVNKLADRHIPQLRQVIGCVFQDFRLLQQKTVFENVAFALEVIGKRGDVINRVVPDVLEMVGLSGKAARLPHELSGGEQQRVAIARAFVNRPLLLIADEPTGNLDPETSKDIMDLLERINRTGTTVLMATHDHHIVDSMRQRVIELELGRLIRDEQRGVYGMDR, encoded by the coding sequence ATGATCACCCTCGACAAAGTGAGCAAGCAGTACAAATCCTCTGCCCGCCCGGCACTGGATGACGTCTCGCTCAAAATCGACAAGGGTGAGTTCGTCTTCCTGATCGGGCCGTCCGGCTCGGGCAAGTCGACGTTCATGCGCCTGCTGCTCGGCGCGGAGCACCCGTCCAAGGGCGATATCCGGGTTTCCAAGTTCCACGTCAACAAGCTCGCCGACCGGCACATCCCGCAGCTGCGGCAGGTGATCGGTTGCGTCTTCCAGGACTTCCGGCTGCTGCAGCAGAAGACGGTCTTCGAGAACGTGGCCTTCGCGCTGGAGGTGATCGGCAAGCGCGGTGACGTGATCAACCGCGTCGTGCCCGATGTGCTGGAGATGGTCGGTCTGTCCGGCAAGGCCGCAAGGTTGCCGCACGAACTCTCCGGTGGCGAACAGCAGCGCGTCGCGATCGCCAGGGCGTTCGTCAACCGGCCCCTGCTGCTGATCGCCGATGAGCCGACCGGCAACCTGGACCCGGAGACCAGCAAGGACATCATGGATCTGCTTGAGCGGATCAATCGCACCGGCACCACCGTTCTGATGGCCACGCACGATCACCACATCGTGGACTCGATGCGTCAGCGCGTCATCGAACTGGAACTGGGCCGGCTCATCCGCGACGAACAGCGCGGTGTCTACGGAATGGATCGCTAG
- the ftsX gene encoding permease-like cell division protein FtsX, with amino-acid sequence MRFGFLVNEVWTGLRRNVTMTVAMILTTAISIGLFGGGLLVMRVADQSRDIYLDRVESQVFLTNDVSANDPTCDQDPCKALRAQIDARDDVRSVRYLNQADAYEDAIKKIPAFKDVASKDAFPASFIVKLENPEQHLDFDSAMQGQPGVLNVLNQKDLIDRLFALLDGMSNAAFAVALVQAIGAILLIANMVQVAAYTRRTEIGIMRLVGATRWYTQLPFLVEAMLAAFIGVVLALLGLLTVRSLFLEKALSQFTQANLIAPLDFADILYISPILLFVGVAMAGLTAYVTLRLYVRR; translated from the coding sequence GTGCGCTTCGGCTTTTTGGTCAACGAGGTCTGGACCGGACTTCGCCGCAACGTCACCATGACGGTGGCCATGATCCTCACCACGGCCATCTCCATCGGCCTGTTCGGTGGGGGTCTGCTGGTGATGCGCGTCGCCGACCAGTCTCGCGACATCTATCTGGACCGGGTGGAAAGCCAGGTCTTCCTCACCAACGACGTCTCGGCCAACGATCCGACATGCGATCAGGATCCGTGTAAGGCGCTGCGGGCGCAGATCGACGCGCGCGACGACGTCCGCTCGGTGCGCTACCTGAACCAGGCTGATGCCTACGAGGACGCCATCAAGAAGATCCCGGCGTTCAAGGACGTGGCCAGCAAGGACGCGTTCCCGGCCTCGTTCATCGTGAAGCTGGAGAACCCCGAGCAACACCTCGATTTCGACAGCGCGATGCAGGGCCAGCCCGGCGTGCTCAACGTGCTGAACCAGAAGGATCTGATCGACCGGCTGTTCGCGCTGCTCGACGGCATGTCCAACGCGGCGTTCGCGGTGGCACTGGTGCAGGCGATCGGCGCGATCCTGTTGATCGCCAACATGGTTCAGGTTGCGGCGTACACCCGGCGGACCGAGATCGGCATCATGCGCCTGGTCGGCGCGACACGCTGGTACACCCAGCTGCCGTTCCTCGTGGAGGCGATGCTGGCCGCGTTCATCGGCGTGGTGCTGGCGCTGCTCGGCCTGCTCACGGTGCGGTCGCTGTTCCTGGAGAAGGCGCTGTCGCAGTTCACCCAGGCTAATTTGATTGCGCCACTGGACTTCGCGGACATACTTTATATCTCGCCGATCCTGCTGTTCGTGGGTGTGGCGATGGCCGGGCTCACTGCGTACGTGACGCTGCGCCTCTACGTACGAAGATAG
- the smpB gene encoding SsrA-binding protein SmpB, protein MATKSKKPDKAEKANNFVIATNRKARHNYSILETFEAGVVLVGTEVKSLREGQASLVDAFATVDDGEIWLRNLHIAEYHHGSWTNHAPRRNRKLLLHRRQIDTLVGKIRDGNLTLVPLSLYFVDGKVKVELALARGKEARDKRQDLAKRDADREVIRELGRRAKGMR, encoded by the coding sequence ATGGCTACCAAGAGCAAGAAACCGGACAAAGCCGAGAAGGCGAACAACTTCGTCATTGCGACCAATCGCAAGGCCCGGCACAACTATTCGATCCTGGAGACCTTCGAGGCCGGCGTAGTGCTGGTGGGCACCGAGGTCAAGAGCCTGCGCGAAGGTCAGGCCTCCCTTGTCGACGCGTTCGCCACCGTCGACGATGGTGAGATCTGGCTGCGCAACCTGCACATCGCCGAGTATCACCACGGCAGCTGGACCAACCACGCGCCGCGACGCAACCGCAAGCTGCTGCTGCACCGCCGTCAGATCGACACACTGGTCGGCAAGATCCGCGACGGCAACCTCACCTTGGTGCCGCTGTCGCTGTACTTCGTCGATGGCAAGGTGAAGGTCGAACTGGCGCTGGCCCGCGGTAAAGAGGCCCGCGACAAGCGCCAGGACCTCGCCAAACGCGATGCCGACCGCGAGGTGATCCGCGAATTGGGCCGCCGCGCCAAGGGAATGCGCTGA